From the Terriglobales bacterium genome, the window CCGTGCACGGTGCCGCCGTGCCGCCACAAGGGAGAGCGGATGGAGCCCACGCGGGCCCGTCCCGTGCCCTTCTGCCGCCACAACTTCTTGCCCGATCCGGAGACCAGCTTGCGGTTCTTGGTGGCGTGCGTGCCGGCGCGCTGCGAGGCGCGATAGTGCTTGACTGCCTCCCAGAGCAGGTCCTCGTTGACCGCGCCGAAAACTTCCTCGGCCAGCTCGAAGCTGCCGGTCTTTTCGCCGCTCAGATTCATTACATCGATCTTTGCCATGTTTAGCTCTCAGCTATGACTTCTTCTTCGTCGCGCGCTTGCTGGCCTTCAACGGGTCGACCGTACCGGTGCCCGCGAATCCACGGCGCTCGCGCGGCGGATGCTTCGCCTTGTTGATCACCACGTAGCCCCCGTTCGGTCCCGGCACCGCGCCTTCGACCACCAGGAGGTTGTCGTCCTTGTCGATACCGAGCACGCGCAGGTTGCGCGTCGTGACGCGCGCGTTCCCCATGTGACCCGCCATGCGCATCCCGGCAAAAACCCGCGACGGGAAAGCGGAGGAACCGATCGAACCGTTGATGGTGAACATGGAACCGTGCGAACTGGGGCCGCCGCGGAAGTGGTGACGTTTCACCACGCCGGCAAAGCCGCGTCCCTTGCTGGTTCCGGTGACGTCCACGAAGCCCTCGCCTTCAAAGATGTCGACCAGCACGCGGTCGCCGACCTTGCTCTGGTCGCCGTCGCCGCCGGCGCCGTCCACCGCGATGTCAACTTCCTTCAGGAACTTGACCGGCGGCAGGTTGTGCTTCCCGAAATGTCCGCGCATGGGCTTGTTGAGCCGCGTTTCCTTGACGAATTCGACGAGCCCGATCTGCGCCGCCTCGTAGCCATCCTTGCTGGAGGTCTTGCGCTGCGTGATGACGCACGGTCCGGCCTGCAGCACGGTGGCGGGACGCACGTCGCCGTTGCTGTCGAACAACTGCGTCATGCCGACTTTCTTTCCTAGAATTCCGTTGATTGCCATGTTCGTTTCCTGACTCCGCTTCCTTTTCCGGCGATTGCTCTTTCCGGGGGCCCTACGGCCACGGAAGCTTTGTTTTTGAGTCTTTCAGTCGCTCCGTCTTTCAGCCGTCCGGCGCTCTGGATGACTGATCGACTGACCGACTGGCCGACTACTTATGTTCCTTACCGAACGCCTTGATCTCCACATCCACGCCGGCGGGGAGATCGAGCTTCATCAGCGCGTCCACCGTCTGCTGCGTCGGCTCCAGGATGTCGAGCAGGCGCTTGTGGGTACGGATCTCGAACTGCTCACGCGATTTCTTGTCCACGTGCGGCGAACGCAGCACGCAATACTTGTTCTTGACCGTGGGCAGCGGAATCGGACCCGCGATCTGCGCGCCGGTGCGGCGCGCGGTTTCCACGATCTCGCCCGTGCTCTGGTCGAGCACGCGATAGTCGTAAGCTTTCAGCCGGATCCGAATTCTCTCTTTTCCAATCATCGTGTCATCTCAAAGAACGTGCGGCTACCTGCATGCCGACCCAAAAAAGTTAAATTGTTTGTGTAATCGGATAATTGCTTGGAGTGCCTTACCTTTGCCTTTACCCGATTTTCCTTTTCACTTACTGAATGATCTCCGTCAGCGTTCCGGCGCCCA encodes:
- the rplC gene encoding 50S ribosomal protein L3; the encoded protein is MAINGILGKKVGMTQLFDSNGDVRPATVLQAGPCVITQRKTSSKDGYEAAQIGLVEFVKETRLNKPMRGHFGKHNLPPVKFLKEVDIAVDGAGGDGDQSKVGDRVLVDIFEGEGFVDVTGTSKGRGFAGVVKRHHFRGGPSSHGSMFTINGSIGSSAFPSRVFAGMRMAGHMGNARVTTRNLRVLGIDKDDNLLVVEGAVPGPNGGYVVINKAKHPPRERRGFAGTGTVDPLKASKRATKKKS
- the rpsJ gene encoding 30S ribosomal protein S10; amino-acid sequence: MGKERIRIRLKAYDYRVLDQSTGEIVETARRTGAQIAGPIPLPTVKNKYCVLRSPHVDKKSREQFEIRTHKRLLDILEPTQQTVDALMKLDLPAGVDVEIKAFGKEHK